One segment of Mycoplasma sp. E35C DNA contains the following:
- a CDS encoding ABC transporter ATP-binding protein, whose protein sequence is MLKILLHKATKSFKFHISIVPFFLLIESLTTVLVPFFISDLINYGVLKNDSEALLKYSLILLAIAIVGFISGYIGGRSITIASVEFAKQLRSNIFERYQQFSLKNTDKFDKSSILTRITTDINYIQVAITAFRMAIRGISVFLFSFILMFTTSWKLGLASLVVIPIILLGIMIVYRLVIPDYKRIFKQYDELNKLTKESISGMRVVKSYNQQNNEIEKFNKVANYIFKNFYKIERISSLIQPIVQLCIYMLSIAIAWFGTQDILAGSLNIGDLTSVLAYAFQMLINLMLLTFVYVTIITAKPSKDRVIELLTEKIDIKDHEDAINVLDDYDVEFKNVSFKYIDDNPHYNLENINIKIKKGQTIGIIGPTGSGKTSIVNLLLRLYEPNIGEVLIGNKPVNQYALKTLRNTIGVVPQKNILYSGSIKENIIMGNENYTQDDINKAINQAQASEFINKLPNNIESIVEQNGANFSGGQRQRICIARAMIKKPKILIFDDSTSALDTRTDALIQQSFNNDFKDASKILISQRISTIQNADWIYVFNNGQIVNSGTHEQLIRESELYREINQSQMEQ, encoded by the coding sequence ATGTTGAAAATTTTATTACATAAAGCTACCAAGTCGTTCAAGTTCCATATATCAATAGTTCCATTTTTTTTATTAATCGAAAGTTTAACGACGGTATTAGTGCCGTTCTTCATTTCGGATTTGATTAACTATGGAGTTTTAAAAAACGATTCAGAAGCATTACTTAAATATTCATTAATTTTATTAGCAATCGCCATCGTCGGATTTATATCTGGATATATTGGTGGAAGATCGATTACCATTGCTTCAGTTGAGTTTGCTAAACAGTTAAGAAGCAACATATTTGAAAGATACCAACAATTCTCATTAAAAAATACAGATAAATTTGATAAATCAAGTATTTTAACCAGAATTACAACTGATATTAACTATATTCAGGTGGCAATTACGGCATTTAGAATGGCAATAAGAGGAATTTCAGTATTCTTATTTTCATTCATTTTAATGTTTACAACTAGCTGAAAATTAGGGTTGGCTAGTTTGGTTGTTATTCCGATCATTTTATTAGGAATCATGATTGTTTATCGTTTGGTAATTCCTGATTACAAAAGAATTTTTAAACAATATGATGAACTAAATAAATTAACCAAAGAATCAATTTCAGGTATGCGAGTGGTTAAATCTTATAACCAACAAAATAATGAAATTGAGAAGTTTAATAAAGTCGCTAATTATATCTTTAAGAACTTCTATAAAATCGAAAGAATTAGCTCATTAATTCAACCAATTGTGCAATTATGTATTTACATGTTATCAATTGCCATTGCTTGATTTGGCACCCAAGATATTTTAGCTGGTTCATTAAACATTGGTGATTTAACATCAGTATTAGCTTATGCTTTTCAAATGTTAATTAATTTGATGTTATTAACTTTTGTTTATGTAACGATCATTACAGCAAAACCATCAAAAGACCGTGTTATTGAGTTATTAACTGAAAAGATTGATATTAAAGATCATGAAGATGCAATCAATGTTTTAGATGATTATGATGTTGAATTCAAGAATGTTTCATTTAAATACATTGATGACAATCCACATTACAATCTAGAAAACATTAATATCAAAATTAAGAAGGGTCAAACAATCGGAATCATCGGTCCAACTGGTTCAGGTAAGACGAGTATTGTTAATCTTTTATTAAGATTATATGAACCAAATATTGGTGAAGTTTTGATTGGTAATAAACCCGTTAATCAATACGCACTAAAAACATTAAGAAACACCATTGGTGTGGTTCCGCAAAAAAATATCTTGTATTCTGGTTCGATTAAAGAGAACATCATTATGGGTAATGAAAACTATACGCAAGATGATATTAATAAAGCGATCAACCAAGCACAAGCTAGTGAATTTATTAATAAATTACCTAACAATATTGAATCAATTGTTGAACAAAATGGTGCGAATTTTTCTGGTGGTCAAAGACAAAGAATCTGCATTGCCAGAGCCATGATTAAAAAACCAAAAATTTTAATTTTTGACGATTCAACATCAGCACTTGATACCAGAACTGATGCGTTGATCCAACAAAGTTTTAATAATGATTTTAAAGATGCAAGCAAGATTTTAATTTCGCAAAGAATTTCAACAATTCAGAATGCTGATTGGATTTATGTCTTTAATAATGGACAAATTGTCAACTCAGGAACACACGAACAATTAATCCGTGAGTCTGAACTTTATCGTGAAATTAATCAATCACAAATGGAGCAATAG